The following coding sequences lie in one Halorarum halophilum genomic window:
- a CDS encoding class I SAM-dependent methyltransferase: MGFHTFDVERADMLEEPDRFRHCSAEELVAALGVHADATVADLGSGTGFFTDVVAPHVGRCYAVDVQPEMHDLYREKGVPETVEFLTAEVADLPLDDDALDAAFSTMTYHEYAGEESVAELARVVRPGGRVVTVDWTAAGSGEAGPPRDERFALGDAVSAFESAGFTAERAETRVETFLLVARR; the protein is encoded by the coding sequence ATGGGCTTTCACACGTTCGACGTGGAGCGGGCCGACATGCTGGAGGAGCCCGACCGCTTCCGCCACTGCTCGGCCGAGGAGTTGGTCGCCGCGCTCGGGGTTCACGCGGACGCGACAGTGGCTGACCTGGGGAGCGGCACCGGGTTCTTCACCGACGTCGTCGCGCCCCACGTCGGCCGCTGTTACGCGGTGGACGTCCAGCCGGAGATGCACGACCTGTACCGCGAGAAGGGCGTTCCCGAGACCGTCGAGTTCCTCACGGCCGAGGTCGCCGACCTCCCGCTCGACGACGACGCGCTCGACGCCGCGTTCTCGACGATGACCTACCACGAGTACGCCGGCGAGGAGTCGGTGGCGGAGCTCGCGCGAGTGGTCCGGCCCGGCGGCCGGGTCGTCACCGTCGACTGGACCGCGGCGGGGTCGGGCGAGGCGGGCCCCCCGAGGGACGAACGGTTCGCGCTCGGCGACGCGGTCTCGGCGTTCGAGTCGGCCGGATTCACCGCCGAACGGGCGGAGACGCGGGTGGAGACGTTCCTCCTCGTCGCCCGCCGGTAA
- a CDS encoding HEWD family protein: MPVQIRRPDRRECERCGRIEEWSDEADAWRLADGPGDVYCIHEWDINGTFLPIEGTDE; this comes from the coding sequence ATGCCCGTGCAGATTCGCCGGCCGGATCGACGCGAGTGCGAGCGCTGCGGCCGGATCGAGGAGTGGAGTGACGAGGCCGACGCCTGGCGGCTCGCCGACGGGCCTGGCGACGTGTACTGCATCCACGAGTGGGACATCAACGGCACGTTCCTCCCCATCGAGGGGACGGACGAGTAG
- a CDS encoding EthD family reductase, translating into MIKVVEFVVRDDGLTHEEFAEYWLDEHSPIASELPGLKRYLTSLSTDPERADYDGVLELYFEDMDAYAAAFESDAGERTLADADSFLEVGAGPRMIVEETIQVDDR; encoded by the coding sequence GTGATCAAGGTGGTCGAGTTCGTCGTCCGCGACGACGGACTTACGCACGAGGAGTTCGCGGAGTACTGGCTCGACGAGCACAGCCCCATCGCCTCCGAACTTCCGGGGCTGAAACGCTACCTCACCTCGCTCTCGACCGACCCCGAACGCGCCGACTACGACGGCGTGCTCGAACTCTACTTCGAGGATATGGACGCTTACGCGGCCGCCTTCGAGTCCGACGCCGGCGAGCGGACGCTCGCTGACGCCGACTCGTTCCTCGAGGTCGGGGCGGGGCCGCGGATGATCGTCGAGGAGACGATCCAGGTCGACGACCGCTGA
- the cutA gene encoding divalent-cation tolerance protein CutA → MPTLYVTAPPEAAPNLARTLVEERLAACVNRVPCESTYRWDGEVLEDEAEEVLFVKTSAETVAAAEERVADLHPYDVPCVERFEADAVAAPFAEWIEESTGSEDDA, encoded by the coding sequence ATGCCGACGCTGTACGTCACCGCACCGCCGGAGGCGGCCCCCAACCTCGCGCGAACGCTCGTCGAGGAGCGCCTCGCGGCGTGCGTCAACCGCGTCCCCTGCGAGTCGACCTACCGGTGGGACGGCGAAGTGCTTGAGGACGAGGCGGAGGAGGTGCTGTTCGTGAAGACGAGCGCAGAAACCGTCGCGGCGGCCGAGGAACGCGTCGCCGATCTCCACCCGTACGACGTCCCGTGCGTCGAGCGGTTCGAGGCGGACGCGGTCGCGGCGCCGTTCGCGGAGTGGATCGAGGAGTCGACCGGGAGCGAAGACGACGCCTGA
- a CDS encoding sulfite oxidase-like oxidoreductase — protein sequence MTDATDVTDLHEEFGGERLPPGQRQTERFPVLSKSGTPGWSPETWEFTVTGAVETDLSITWSEFTDLPAETQRQDFHCVTGWSRFDNEFAGVTFPELAGRAGVDDDAVHVMFRSLDGYSTNLPLDDCMREEVLFVHEFDGDPLPTEHGGPLRVVTPHKYAYKGAKWVTGVEFLTEPERGYWERRGYSNTANPWNEERYN from the coding sequence ATGACGGACGCCACCGACGTCACCGACCTCCACGAGGAGTTCGGCGGGGAGCGACTCCCACCCGGCCAGCGCCAGACCGAGCGGTTCCCCGTACTCTCGAAGAGCGGAACTCCCGGCTGGAGCCCGGAGACGTGGGAGTTCACCGTGACGGGCGCTGTCGAGACCGACCTCTCGATCACCTGGTCGGAGTTCACCGATCTGCCGGCCGAGACCCAGAGACAGGACTTCCACTGCGTCACCGGGTGGAGCCGGTTCGACAACGAGTTCGCGGGCGTCACGTTCCCCGAACTCGCCGGGCGCGCCGGCGTCGACGACGACGCCGTCCACGTCATGTTCCGGTCGCTGGACGGCTACTCGACGAACCTCCCGCTCGACGACTGCATGCGCGAGGAGGTGCTGTTCGTCCACGAGTTCGACGGCGACCCGCTTCCGACCGAGCACGGCGGACCCCTGCGCGTGGTGACCCCGCACAAGTACGCGTACAAGGGGGCGAAGTGGGTGACCGGCGTGGAGTTCCTCACCGAACCGGAACGGGGTTACTGGGAACGTCGCGGCTACTCCAACACGGCGAACCCGTGGAACGAGGAGCGGTACAACTAG